One Streptomyces sp. NBC_00223 genomic window carries:
- a CDS encoding class I SAM-dependent methyltransferase yields MPREWDAKTYDSLPLPHLGWGKRTLGRLPLRGDERVLDAGCGTGRDTAGLLDRLPDGRVVAVDGSVRMLDQLRDRLAGRLDRVEVVYADLTGPLPFDGEVDAVFSVAAFHWIDDHAALYSSLAARMRPGARLVTECGGYGNIAAVDAAIADVGGGKRDDWRFAGVEDTRERLAGAGFTDIDVRLRPDPARFERGEQLEAFLATVILGPYLDALADDEREPFVRAVAGRLAEPVVDYVRLEISAVRG; encoded by the coding sequence ATGCCCCGGGAATGGGACGCCAAGACGTACGACTCCCTGCCGCTGCCGCATCTCGGATGGGGGAAGCGCACCCTCGGGCGGCTGCCGCTGCGGGGCGACGAACGGGTGCTGGACGCGGGCTGCGGCACCGGCCGCGACACGGCGGGCCTGCTGGACCGGCTGCCGGACGGACGGGTGGTCGCCGTGGACGGTTCCGTCCGCATGCTGGACCAGCTGCGCGACCGGCTGGCCGGGCGGCTGGACCGGGTCGAGGTCGTGTACGCCGACCTGACCGGGCCGCTGCCGTTCGACGGCGAGGTGGACGCGGTGTTCAGCGTCGCCGCCTTCCACTGGATCGACGACCACGCGGCGCTCTACTCCTCGCTCGCCGCCCGGATGCGCCCCGGCGCCCGGCTGGTCACCGAGTGCGGCGGGTACGGCAACATCGCGGCGGTCGACGCGGCCATCGCCGACGTGGGGGGCGGCAAGCGCGACGACTGGCGGTTCGCGGGCGTCGAGGACACCCGGGAGCGGCTGGCCGGCGCCGGGTTCACCGACATCGACGTACGGCTGCGGCCCGACCCGGCCAGGTTCGAACGCGGCGAGCAACTGGAGGCGTTCCTGGCCACCGTCATCCTCGGCCCCTATCTGGACGCGCTGGCCGACGACGAGCGCGAGCCCTTCGTACGGGCGGTCGCCGGGCGGCTGGCCGAGCCGGTGGTGGACTACGTACGGCTGGAGATCTCGGCCGTCCGCGGCTGA
- a CDS encoding lysylphosphatidylglycerol synthase transmembrane domain-containing protein codes for MSIARNEGAVWRRNSVRSAAVVLPVVVVAAVVVSEWSLIDSSARRLGAADGEWLTVACCAAFLTWVCAAAAQQGAVVERLPAGGLLAAQFAASAANHVLPAGLGGNAVNLRFLVRRGLSATRAVAALAIRAAAAVIARVALLVAVLALFPGALSIRRVVHGRRNLPDHPVLIAAGVLVAVAAGCLLTRCARGLGSRLREFTASVAHDVRALHRMRPRIAALWGGSLAFPAMHAAVVVSVMRAVHAPVPVSGVVAAYLCASTATGWLPTPAGLGSLDAALGLALVTAGASAVTATSAVLGYRLVTAWLPLIPGVVVLAVLVRRRQL; via the coding sequence GTGTCGATCGCCCGCAACGAGGGAGCCGTCTGGCGGCGGAACTCCGTGCGCTCGGCGGCCGTGGTGCTGCCGGTGGTGGTCGTCGCGGCGGTCGTGGTGAGCGAGTGGTCGCTGATCGACTCCAGCGCGCGGCGGCTCGGCGCAGCCGACGGGGAGTGGCTGACGGTGGCCTGCTGCGCCGCCTTCCTCACCTGGGTGTGCGCGGCGGCCGCCCAGCAGGGCGCGGTCGTCGAACGCCTGCCGGCGGGAGGGCTGCTGGCCGCGCAGTTCGCCGCCTCGGCGGCCAACCACGTCCTGCCCGCGGGGCTCGGCGGCAACGCGGTGAATCTGCGCTTCCTGGTCCGCCGGGGCCTGAGCGCCACCCGCGCGGTCGCCGCGCTCGCGATCCGGGCGGCCGCAGCCGTGATCGCCCGGGTCGCGCTGCTGGTCGCCGTGCTCGCGCTCTTCCCCGGCGCGCTGAGCATCCGCCGGGTCGTGCACGGGCGGCGGAACCTGCCGGACCACCCGGTGCTCATCGCGGCGGGCGTGCTGGTGGCCGTGGCGGCCGGCTGTCTGCTGACCCGCTGCGCGCGCGGACTGGGCTCCCGGCTGCGGGAGTTCACCGCCTCGGTGGCGCACGACGTACGGGCGCTGCACCGGATGCGGCCGCGGATCGCCGCGCTGTGGGGCGGCTCGCTGGCCTTCCCCGCGATGCACGCGGCGGTGGTGGTCTCGGTGATGCGCGCGGTGCACGCTCCGGTCCCGGTCAGCGGGGTCGTGGCGGCGTATCTGTGCGCGAGCACCGCGACCGGCTGGCTGCCCACCCCGGCCGGGCTCGGCTCGCTCGACGCGGCGCTCGGACTGGCCCTGGTGACCGCCGGCGCCTCGGCGGTCACCGCGACCTCCGCCGTGCTCGGCTACCGGCTGGTCACGGCCTGGTTGCCGCTGATCCCGGGGGTCGTGGTGCTGGCGGTGCTGGTGCGGCGTCGCCAACTTTAA
- a CDS encoding enoyl-CoA hydratase/isomerase family protein encodes MDTTAEPVITRVRAGTAVIELDRPRALNALDLTMVRLMTRALEEWREDDAVRAVVVRSTSPKAFCAGGDIRAVREAGMRGDDTAVRAYFSAEYGLDGLIARYPKPYIALIDGYAMGGGLGISVHGSARVVTERASLAMPETSIGFFPDIGASWFLPRLPGAVGWYLGLTGVRIQAADAVDCGLATHYVPAAELPALEAALTGEGPLADRGADPAEALDRFATPAPPSDLAGHREAIERCFTAPDLAGVRARLAAEEADREWARDTLAALDRGSPASLAITFDLLRDGLAADSVEECLARELELASRVARSPDFHEGVRAVLVDKDRRPAWSSAG; translated from the coding sequence ATGGACACGACCGCCGAGCCCGTGATCACCCGCGTCCGCGCGGGCACCGCGGTGATCGAACTCGACCGGCCCCGCGCCCTCAACGCCCTTGATCTGACGATGGTCCGGCTGATGACCCGGGCCCTGGAGGAGTGGCGCGAGGACGACGCCGTGCGCGCGGTGGTGGTCCGCAGCACCTCGCCCAAGGCGTTCTGCGCGGGCGGCGACATCCGGGCGGTGCGGGAGGCCGGAATGCGCGGCGACGACACGGCCGTACGGGCGTACTTCTCCGCCGAGTACGGGCTCGACGGGCTGATCGCCCGCTATCCCAAGCCGTACATCGCGCTGATCGACGGCTACGCCATGGGCGGCGGGCTGGGCATCTCGGTGCACGGGTCCGCGCGGGTGGTGACCGAGCGGGCCTCGCTCGCCATGCCCGAGACGTCCATCGGGTTCTTCCCCGACATCGGCGCGAGCTGGTTCCTGCCCCGGCTGCCCGGCGCGGTCGGCTGGTACCTGGGGCTGACGGGCGTACGGATCCAGGCCGCGGACGCCGTCGACTGCGGGCTGGCCACGCACTATGTGCCCGCGGCCGAACTCCCGGCGCTGGAGGCGGCGTTGACCGGCGAGGGGCCGCTCGCCGACCGGGGCGCCGATCCCGCCGAGGCGCTGGACCGTTTCGCCACCCCGGCCCCGCCCTCCGACCTGGCCGGGCACCGCGAGGCGATCGAGCGCTGCTTCACCGCCCCCGACCTGGCCGGCGTACGCGCCCGCCTCGCCGCCGAGGAGGCGGACCGCGAGTGGGCGCGCGACACGCTCGCCGCGCTGGACCGGGGCTCGCCCGCGAGCCTCGCGATCACCTTCGACCTGCTGCGCGACGGCCTGGCCGCGGACAGCGTCGAGGAGTGCCTGGCCCGCGAGCTGGAACTGGCCTCCCGGGTCGCGCGCAGCCCCGACTTCCATGAAGGGGTACGCGCGGTGCTGGTCGACAAGGACCGCCGTCCGGCCTGGTCATCGGCCGGGTAG
- a CDS encoding ricin-type beta-trefoil lectin domain protein, whose amino-acid sequence MSSATRPRAGGFHLRRTLVGVLTAAAAAITPMLAVPTVAHAAGESVQVYLTTTNDSGGRNVVKGLEQQAPVSFASGTGGSGQNVTVDENTTYQQFTGGGASFTDTAAWLLNSSGALSASTRNTVMQKLFDPVNGIGVGFLRNPMGASDLARGNYTYDDMPAGQTDPTLAHFSISHDLADVVPLTKQARQLNPNVKVMGTPWTPPPWMKDSGAYSQGWLQSQYYAAYAQYFVKYLQAYQAQGVPIDYVTVQNEPTCCGGYPSAQWNGSGLAYFTKTNLLPALHTAGLSTKVLALDWNWDTYDGYGAPTVDDAAIRSDSNFGGIAWHGYGGNVSEQTTIHNKYPGVPAFDTEHSGGTWIGNQQKEDMENLIDYTRNWGQSWIKWSLAVDQNMGPHNGGCGTCTGLVTVHNGDSRSGQVDYTVEYYTMGQLTKFVKPGAYRISSNDNSTIRNVAWRNPDGSKALVAYNESSSAQQLRVNWGNESFAYSVPGGASATFTWSGTQANGGGGSNPGSGHTGTITGYGGKCVDVAAASSANGTAIQLYDCNGTAAQQWTASGTTFQALGKCLDVASAGTANGTQVQLYDCNGTGSQQWTRGSNNTLVNPQSGRCLDATGPSSANGTRLQIWDCTGAANQQWQAPAA is encoded by the coding sequence ATGAGCTCAGCAACCCGCCCACGAGCGGGCGGATTCCACCTCCGGCGCACGCTCGTCGGCGTGCTCACCGCCGCCGCGGCGGCGATCACCCCCATGCTGGCCGTACCGACCGTCGCGCACGCCGCGGGCGAGAGCGTCCAGGTCTACCTCACCACCACCAACGACTCCGGCGGCCGCAACGTCGTCAAGGGCCTCGAACAGCAGGCCCCGGTCTCCTTCGCCTCGGGCACGGGCGGTTCCGGCCAGAACGTCACCGTGGACGAGAACACCACCTACCAGCAGTTCACCGGCGGCGGCGCCTCGTTCACCGACACCGCCGCCTGGCTGCTCAACTCCAGCGGCGCGCTGTCCGCCTCGACCCGCAACACGGTCATGCAGAAGCTCTTCGACCCGGTCAACGGCATCGGTGTCGGCTTCCTGCGCAACCCGATGGGCGCCTCCGACCTGGCCCGCGGCAACTACACCTACGACGACATGCCGGCCGGGCAGACCGACCCGACGCTCGCGCACTTCTCCATCTCCCACGACCTGGCCGACGTGGTCCCGCTCACCAAGCAGGCCCGCCAGCTCAACCCCAACGTCAAGGTCATGGGCACCCCCTGGACCCCGCCGCCGTGGATGAAGGACAGCGGCGCCTACAGCCAGGGCTGGCTCCAGTCGCAGTACTACGCCGCCTACGCGCAGTACTTCGTCAAGTACCTCCAGGCGTACCAGGCGCAGGGCGTGCCGATCGACTACGTCACCGTGCAGAACGAGCCCACCTGCTGCGGCGGTTACCCCTCGGCGCAGTGGAACGGCTCCGGGCTGGCGTACTTCACCAAGACCAACCTGCTGCCCGCGCTGCACACGGCGGGTCTGTCCACCAAGGTGCTGGCGCTGGACTGGAACTGGGACACCTACGACGGCTACGGCGCCCCCACCGTGGACGACGCGGCCATCCGCAGCGACTCCAACTTCGGCGGCATCGCCTGGCACGGCTACGGGGGCAATGTCTCCGAGCAGACCACGATCCACAACAAGTACCCCGGCGTCCCCGCCTTCGACACCGAGCACTCCGGTGGCACCTGGATCGGCAACCAGCAGAAGGAGGACATGGAGAACCTGATCGACTACACCCGCAACTGGGGCCAGAGCTGGATCAAGTGGAGCCTGGCGGTCGACCAGAACATGGGTCCGCACAACGGCGGCTGCGGCACCTGCACCGGCCTGGTCACCGTGCACAACGGCGACAGCCGCAGCGGGCAGGTCGACTACACCGTCGAGTACTACACGATGGGCCAGCTCACCAAGTTCGTGAAGCCGGGCGCCTACCGGATCTCCTCCAACGACAACTCCACGATCCGCAACGTCGCCTGGCGCAACCCGGACGGCTCCAAGGCCCTGGTCGCCTACAACGAGTCCTCCTCCGCCCAGCAGTTGCGCGTCAACTGGGGCAACGAGTCCTTCGCGTACTCCGTCCCCGGCGGCGCCTCGGCCACCTTCACCTGGTCCGGCACCCAGGCGAACGGCGGCGGCGGCAGCAACCCCGGCTCCGGCCACACCGGCACGATCACCGGCTACGGCGGCAAGTGCGTGGACGTCGCCGCCGCGAGCTCCGCCAACGGCACCGCGATCCAGCTCTACGACTGCAACGGCACCGCCGCCCAGCAGTGGACCGCCTCCGGCACGACCTTCCAGGCGCTCGGCAAGTGCCTGGACGTCGCCAGCGCGGGCACGGCCAACGGCACCCAGGTGCAGCTGTACGACTGCAACGGCACCGGTTCGCAGCAATGGACGCGAGGTTCGAACAACACCCTGGTCAACCCCCAGTCGGGCCGCTGCCTCGACGCGACGGGGCCCAGTTCGGCCAACGGCACCCGGCTGCAGATCTGGGACTGCACCGGTGCCGCCAACCAGCAGTGGCAGGCGCCCGCCGCCTGA
- a CDS encoding LacI family DNA-binding transcriptional regulator: MPLKRPTIADIAEAAGVSKGAVSYALNGKAGVSEQTRERIVEIAARMGWHPSSAARALSDGRSGAIGLVVDRPAWVLGIEPFFMQLISGVEAGLAATGTALLLQVTEDAGAEEAAYRRWWGERRVDGVLLVDLREDDPRIALLGELGLPAVVVGHAAGASGVPSVWINDGAAVRETLAYLTAMGHRRIARVAGPAHFVHTRERGEAFDAAAAELGLDGVRCVHTDYTGEDGARATRRLLSGSARPTAIIYDNDVMAVAALSVTQEMGVSVPGQLSLVAWDDSELCRLVHPALTAVSRRVPEYGERAAGALLELVGGADVADIVLEPPALVPRGSTAPAPR, from the coding sequence ATGCCCCTGAAGCGCCCCACCATCGCCGACATCGCCGAGGCCGCAGGCGTCTCCAAGGGCGCGGTGTCCTACGCCCTCAACGGCAAGGCGGGAGTCTCGGAGCAGACCCGGGAGCGGATCGTGGAGATCGCCGCCCGGATGGGCTGGCATCCCAGCAGCGCCGCCCGCGCCCTGTCCGACGGGCGGTCCGGGGCGATCGGCCTGGTCGTGGACCGGCCGGCCTGGGTGCTGGGCATCGAGCCGTTCTTCATGCAGCTGATCTCCGGCGTCGAGGCGGGGCTCGCGGCCACCGGCACCGCGCTGCTGCTCCAGGTCACCGAGGACGCCGGCGCCGAGGAGGCCGCCTACCGCCGCTGGTGGGGCGAGCGCCGGGTGGACGGCGTGCTGCTGGTGGACCTGCGCGAGGATGACCCGCGGATCGCGCTGCTCGGCGAACTCGGCCTGCCCGCCGTGGTGGTCGGCCACGCGGCGGGCGCCTCCGGAGTGCCGTCGGTGTGGATCAACGACGGCGCCGCCGTACGCGAGACGCTGGCGTATCTGACCGCGATGGGCCACCGCAGGATCGCCCGGGTGGCCGGTCCCGCGCACTTCGTGCACACCCGTGAACGCGGTGAGGCCTTCGACGCCGCCGCGGCCGAACTCGGCCTGGACGGCGTGCGCTGCGTCCACACCGACTACACCGGCGAGGACGGCGCCCGCGCCACCCGCCGGCTGCTCTCCGGCTCAGCCCGGCCCACGGCGATCATCTACGACAACGACGTGATGGCCGTCGCCGCGCTCAGCGTCACCCAGGAGATGGGCGTGTCCGTGCCCGGCCAGCTCTCCCTGGTCGCCTGGGACGACAGTGAGCTGTGCCGGCTGGTGCACCCCGCCCTCACCGCGGTCAGCCGCCGGGTGCCGGAGTACGGGGAGCGGGCCGCCGGCGCGCTGCTTGAGCTCGTCGGCGGCGCGGACGTGGCCGACATCGTGCTCGAACCGCCGGCGCTGGTGCCGCGCGGCAGCACCGCGCCCGCCCCCCGCTGA
- a CDS encoding ThuA domain-containing protein — translation MPATVLVFSATADYRHDSIPAGAAALAELAASLGLSARHTEDPDDLRPDVLDGCAAVVFLSPSGDVLHEDARDALRAYVTGGGGFLGVHAATCAEYGWPYYGELLGARFDGHPEIQRAEVTVLDRAHPATAHLPERWAWTDEWYDFRAGPAGRGVHVLASVDEGSYEGGTMGADHPLVWCHESGSGRVLYTALGHLAAAYADPDFRAHLRGALLWCARLGETG, via the coding sequence ATGCCCGCCACCGTCCTCGTCTTCAGCGCGACCGCCGACTACCGGCACGACTCGATCCCGGCCGGCGCCGCCGCCCTCGCCGAACTCGCCGCGTCACTCGGCCTGTCGGCCCGGCACACCGAGGACCCCGACGACCTGCGCCCCGACGTGCTGGACGGCTGCGCGGCCGTCGTCTTCCTCTCCCCCAGCGGTGACGTGCTGCACGAGGACGCCCGCGACGCCCTGCGCGCGTATGTCACCGGGGGCGGCGGATTCCTCGGTGTGCACGCGGCGACCTGCGCCGAGTACGGGTGGCCGTACTACGGCGAGTTGCTCGGTGCTCGCTTCGACGGGCACCCGGAGATCCAGCGCGCCGAGGTGACCGTGCTCGACCGCGCCCACCCGGCGACCGCGCATCTGCCGGAGCGGTGGGCGTGGACCGACGAGTGGTACGACTTCCGCGCGGGGCCCGCCGGACGCGGGGTCCACGTGCTCGCCTCCGTCGACGAAGGGTCGTACGAGGGCGGCACGATGGGCGCCGACCACCCGCTGGTGTGGTGCCACGAGTCCGGCTCGGGCCGCGTCCTCTACACCGCGCTCGGTCATCTCGCCGCCGCCTACGCCGACCCCGATTTCCGCGCCCATCTGCGGGGCGCGCTGCTGTGGTGCGCGCGGCTCGGGGAGACGGGGTGA
- a CDS encoding ABC transporter ATP-binding protein, protein MPHPTVLEAQDVTLFYGESRALGSISVALSGGTVTAVTGPSGSGKSSLLYCLAGVLRPSEGRVLFDGDDLAALNDEQLSRARARSFGFVFQFGDLVPELTIEENVALPVLLAGARKKQTRPAVLDLLGRLGIAELADRRPALVSGGQAQRAAVARALVHQPSVVFADEPTGALDQASGELVLGEMVSICRERGTAVVLVTHDPAVAAVADRRLHLVDGELTNPAVGTESAVAS, encoded by the coding sequence GTGCCCCACCCCACTGTTCTCGAAGCCCAGGACGTCACGCTCTTCTACGGTGAGTCGCGTGCTCTGGGCAGCATCAGCGTCGCCCTGTCGGGCGGCACCGTCACCGCTGTCACCGGGCCCAGCGGTTCGGGCAAGTCCTCGCTGCTGTACTGCCTGGCCGGGGTGCTCAGGCCCAGTGAGGGCCGGGTGCTGTTCGACGGCGACGACCTCGCGGCCCTGAACGACGAGCAGTTGTCCCGCGCCCGGGCCCGCAGCTTCGGCTTCGTCTTCCAGTTCGGCGACCTCGTACCGGAGTTGACGATCGAGGAGAACGTGGCGCTGCCCGTGCTGCTGGCCGGGGCCCGCAAGAAGCAGACCCGGCCGGCCGTGCTCGACCTGCTGGGCCGGCTCGGCATCGCCGAACTGGCCGACCGGCGCCCGGCGTTGGTCTCGGGCGGCCAGGCGCAGCGGGCGGCCGTCGCCCGCGCCCTGGTGCACCAGCCCTCGGTCGTCTTCGCCGACGAGCCCACCGGCGCCCTGGACCAGGCGTCGGGCGAACTCGTCCTGGGCGAGATGGTCTCCATCTGCCGGGAGCGCGGCACCGCGGTCGTCCTGGTCACGCACGATCCGGCGGTCGCGGCGGTCGCCGACCGGCGACTGCACCTGGTCGACGGCGAATTGACGAATCCGGCCGTCGGCACCGAGAGCGCGGTGGCCTCGTGA
- a CDS encoding glycine hydroxymethyltransferase, with amino-acid sequence MTEPSADAYTDATPRTTESTAFRSALEVIRGVEPRVADAIASELADQREMLKLIASENYASPAVLLAMGNWFSDKYAEGTVGRRFYAGCRNVDTVESLAAEHARRVFGAAHAYVQPHSGIDANLVAFWAVLSQRVETPGLARAGVRQVNDLSEQDWAQLRAEFGNQRMLGMSLDAGGHLTHGFRPNISGKMFDQRSYGTDPETGLLDYDAVRAAAREFRPLILVAGYSAYPRLVNFRLMREIADEVGATLMVDMAHFAGLVAGKVLTGDFDPVPHANIVTTTTHKSLRGPRGGMVLCDDSLAEHVDRGCPMVLGGPLPHVMAAKAVALAEASRPEFGTYAQAVVDNARALAEGLLTRGAKLVTGGTDNHLVLIDVSGYGLTGRQAEAALLDAGIVTNRNSVPRDPNGAWYTSGIRIGTPALTTRGLGAPEMDEIAGLIDTVLSGTSAAPAPKGGLSKAHHVLDAAVAEQVAKRSADLLAGFPLYPGIDLS; translated from the coding sequence GTGACCGAGCCGTCAGCCGACGCGTACACCGACGCGACCCCGCGCACCACCGAGTCCACCGCCTTCCGCAGCGCGCTGGAGGTGATCCGGGGTGTGGAGCCGCGGGTCGCGGACGCCATCGCGAGCGAACTCGCCGACCAGCGCGAGATGCTCAAGCTGATCGCGAGCGAGAACTACGCCTCCCCCGCCGTCCTGCTGGCGATGGGCAACTGGTTCAGCGACAAGTACGCCGAGGGCACCGTCGGCCGCCGTTTCTACGCGGGCTGCCGCAATGTGGACACCGTCGAGTCGCTGGCGGCCGAGCACGCCCGGCGGGTCTTCGGCGCCGCGCACGCCTATGTCCAGCCGCACTCGGGCATCGACGCGAACCTCGTCGCCTTCTGGGCGGTGCTCTCCCAGCGGGTGGAGACCCCCGGCCTGGCCCGGGCGGGCGTCCGCCAGGTCAACGACCTGTCCGAGCAGGACTGGGCGCAGCTGCGGGCCGAGTTCGGCAACCAGCGGATGCTCGGCATGTCCCTGGACGCCGGCGGCCACCTCACCCACGGCTTCCGTCCGAACATCTCGGGCAAGATGTTCGACCAGCGCAGCTACGGCACCGACCCGGAGACCGGGCTGCTTGACTACGACGCGGTACGGGCCGCCGCGCGCGAGTTCCGCCCGCTGATCCTGGTGGCGGGCTACTCCGCCTATCCGCGGCTGGTCAACTTCCGTCTGATGCGCGAGATCGCCGACGAGGTGGGCGCCACCCTCATGGTGGACATGGCGCACTTCGCGGGCCTGGTCGCGGGCAAGGTGCTGACCGGCGACTTCGACCCGGTCCCGCACGCGAACATCGTCACCACCACCACGCACAAGTCGCTGCGCGGCCCGCGCGGCGGCATGGTGCTGTGCGACGACTCGCTGGCCGAGCACGTGGACCGCGGCTGCCCGATGGTGCTCGGCGGCCCGCTGCCGCATGTGATGGCGGCCAAGGCGGTCGCGCTGGCGGAGGCGTCCCGGCCGGAGTTCGGCACGTACGCGCAGGCCGTCGTGGACAACGCGCGGGCGCTGGCCGAGGGTCTGCTCACCCGGGGCGCGAAGCTGGTCACCGGCGGCACGGACAACCACCTGGTGCTGATCGACGTGTCCGGTTACGGGCTGACCGGCCGCCAGGCCGAGGCGGCGCTGCTCGACGCGGGCATCGTCACCAACCGCAACTCGGTGCCGCGCGACCCGAACGGCGCCTGGTACACCTCGGGCATCCGCATCGGCACCCCGGCGCTGACCACGCGCGGGCTGGGCGCGCCGGAGATGGACGAGATCGCGGGGCTGATCGACACGGTGCTGTCGGGCACGAGCGCGGCGCCGGCCCCCAAGGGCGGGCTGTCCAAGGCGCACCACGTACTGGACGCGGCGGTGGCCGAGCAGGTCGCGAAGCGGTCGGCGGATCTGCTGGCGGGCTTCCCGCTCTACCCGGGTATCGACCTCAGCTGA
- a CDS encoding DUF6227 family protein yields the protein MDAEPAQTVETEIVRSGGRPAGQLARLLARADNGEQAARQLDLAETRSALMHYCGLQSCRHTKGPPRRMNRRTYRHSFLLPDGNVRVLWELEHDTGPDGGVHHSVFTDREGLAVAEWEVDIAFGTSGGPVELPAERVARMPGEPGPDEAGGPPEPGRATFRRAYTEGDSPEHARRLLRRATNDNAPGEDVLPRLRTAIAHAIGIVTRRSAVVSGRLVSWSLYEHAFLLLDGSELSLWEIDHTRTPTGNPVCEVYPTRDAALDTAVRRIEAS from the coding sequence ATGGACGCAGAGCCCGCACAGACGGTGGAGACGGAAATCGTACGGTCGGGAGGGCGGCCGGCCGGCCAGCTCGCCCGCCTGCTCGCCCGCGCGGACAACGGGGAACAGGCCGCGCGGCAACTGGACTTGGCGGAGACGCGGTCGGCGCTCATGCACTACTGCGGGCTCCAGTCGTGCCGTCACACGAAGGGGCCGCCGCGGCGGATGAACCGCCGTACGTACCGGCACAGTTTCCTGCTGCCGGACGGAAATGTCCGTGTGCTGTGGGAACTCGAACACGACACCGGGCCCGACGGGGGCGTGCACCACAGTGTGTTCACGGACCGCGAGGGCCTGGCGGTCGCGGAGTGGGAGGTGGACATCGCGTTCGGCACTTCGGGCGGCCCGGTCGAACTGCCGGCGGAGCGGGTGGCGCGAATGCCGGGCGAGCCGGGGCCGGACGAGGCCGGCGGTCCGCCGGAGCCGGGCCGCGCGACCTTCCGCCGGGCCTACACCGAGGGCGACTCGCCCGAGCACGCGCGGCGGCTGCTGCGCCGGGCGACGAACGACAACGCGCCGGGCGAGGACGTCCTGCCGCGGCTGCGCACGGCCATCGCGCACGCGATCGGCATCGTGACCCGGCGCAGCGCGGTGGTCTCGGGCCGGCTGGTGTCGTGGTCGCTGTACGAGCACGCCTTTTTACTGCTGGACGGCAGCGAGTTGAGCCTGTGGGAGATCGACCACACCCGCACCCCGACCGGCAACCCGGTCTGCGAGGTCTACCCCACCCGCGACGCCGCCCTGGACACGGCGGTCCGCCGCATCGAGGCGAGCTGA
- a CDS encoding RICIN domain-containing protein, translated as MCGWLQQTAAPHPAGTVDAAPAAATATFTDDFNGPAGSAVDSSKWGYETGDNVNNHEREYYTSGTHNAALDGQGDLVITARKENPANYQCWYGTCQYTSARLSTPQKFTQAYGHFETRMKLPRGQGMWPAFWMLGNDIGSVGWPNSGEIDIMENVGFEPGSVHGTIHGPGYSGSDGIGAGYSLPNGQSFSDGFHTFAVDWAPNSISWSVDGHVYETRTPADLHGNRWVFDHPFYIIMNLAVGGYWPGDPDGSTSFPQQLVVDYVHVTTSDSGGGTGGTGGGTGGGGHAITGIAGKCVDVAAANTANGAAIQLYDCNGTAAQQWTVGSDGSLRALGKCLDVAAAGTADGTPVQLYDCNGTNAQKWTVTAAHDIVNPAANKCLDATGNSSANGTRLQIWSCTGGANQKWTVTG; from the coding sequence ATGTGCGGCTGGCTCCAGCAGACGGCCGCCCCCCACCCGGCGGGCACCGTGGACGCCGCGCCCGCGGCGGCCACCGCGACCTTCACCGACGACTTCAACGGTCCGGCCGGCAGCGCGGTCGACAGCTCCAAGTGGGGCTACGAGACCGGTGACAACGTGAACAACCACGAGCGCGAGTACTACACCAGCGGCACCCACAACGCCGCGCTCGACGGCCAGGGCGACCTGGTGATCACCGCCCGCAAGGAGAACCCGGCCAACTACCAGTGCTGGTACGGGACCTGTCAGTACACCTCCGCGCGGCTGTCCACCCCGCAGAAGTTCACCCAGGCCTACGGGCACTTCGAGACCCGGATGAAGCTGCCGCGCGGCCAGGGCATGTGGCCCGCGTTCTGGATGCTCGGCAACGACATCGGCTCCGTCGGATGGCCCAACAGCGGCGAGATCGACATCATGGAGAACGTCGGCTTCGAGCCCGGCAGCGTGCACGGCACCATCCACGGCCCCGGCTACTCCGGCTCGGACGGCATCGGCGCCGGGTACAGCCTCCCCAACGGCCAGAGCTTCTCCGACGGCTTCCACACCTTCGCCGTCGACTGGGCGCCCAACTCAATCTCCTGGTCGGTGGACGGCCATGTCTACGAGACCCGCACCCCCGCCGACCTGCACGGCAACCGCTGGGTCTTCGACCACCCCTTCTACATCATCATGAACCTCGCCGTGGGCGGCTACTGGCCCGGCGACCCCGACGGCAGCACCTCCTTCCCGCAGCAGCTCGTCGTGGACTACGTGCACGTCACCACCAGCGACAGCGGGGGCGGCACCGGGGGCACGGGCGGCGGCACCGGCGGGGGCGGCCACGCCATCACCGGCATCGCGGGCAAGTGCGTCGACGTCGCCGCGGCGAACACCGCCAACGGCGCCGCGATCCAGCTCTACGACTGCAACGGCACCGCCGCCCAGCAGTGGACGGTCGGCTCGGACGGCTCGCTGCGCGCGCTCGGCAAGTGCCTGGACGTCGCCGCGGCCGGCACCGCCGACGGCACCCCCGTCCAGCTCTACGACTGCAACGGGACCAACGCCCAGAAGTGGACCGTCACCGCCGCCCACGACATCGTCAACCCGGCGGCGAACAAGTGCCTCGACGCGACCGGCAACAGCTCCGCCAACGGCACCCGGCTCCAGATCTGGAGCTGCACCGGAGGCGCCAACCAGAAGTGGACCGTGACCGGCTGA